Within Terriglobales bacterium, the genomic segment GGTCGGAGATGGGAGCGCGGCGGTCACCGAGCGCAGCAGGTCGTTGAAGTCCTGGTGCGCGCCGGAAGACTGGGTCGCGCGGGTGACGTAAACGCGGCGCAGGTCGGGCAATCCGCCGAGATTGACATTCTGGATCAGCGCTGCGCTCGAGATGAGCAAGACGGCGCCGGAGTTCTCGAGCTGGTGGCGGATCTCGCGCTCGCGATAGCTGGGGTTGAGTGGGGTGGGGATTGCTCCGGCGAGGGTAGCGGCGTGGTACGCGGCGGCGAACTCCCAGGAATTAGGGAGGTGGATGGCGATGACTTCGCCCGGCTGGATGCCGGTAGCCACCAAGCCGCGCGCCAGGCGCTCCACCAGGTCTCCGTATTCGGCGTAGGTGAGGCGGCGGGGCGGGTCGAAGGAGGCGTCCACGATCGCCGTGCGCTCGGCGAAGCGGCGGCAGGCGTCGAGGATGGCGTCGTGCAGGAAGAGGCCGGCAGGGTCGGCGTGGAGCTGGGTGCGCATGCGGCTTGGATTCTAACCCGGTGCGCACGGGAGAGCGACTCAGGGCTTGCGGGCGGTAAGCACGCGCAGGAAGTCGCGCTCGGTCATGCGGTACTTGAAGGCCTTCTTCCCGTCAATGAAGACCACGGGGACCTCGTCGGTGAACTTCTGCTGTAGATCGGGGTCGGAATCCACATCGACTTCCTTCCAGGCGAAGCGAGCGCGCTTCTCCAGGCGGGCGAGCGTGGCCTTGACCTCATCGCAAAGGTGGCAGCCGGTGCGGGTGTAGAGGACGACTTTGTGCACAAAGGAATCTTAACCACAGAGGACACGGAGGGCACGGAGTAAAATTCCCCGGATGCAACCCTTGAAGGGCAAAGCCGCGCTGGTGACGGGTGGAGGGCGGCGCATCGGGCGGGAGATCGCACTGGAGCTGGCGCGCGCCGGCGCCGATGTCGCCATCACCTATCTCACTTCGCAGAAGCAGGCGCAGCAGACGCTGGTGGACCTAGCGGGCTTTGGGGTGCGGGCGCTGGCCCTGCGCTGCGATGTGCGCGAGGCGAAGAGCGCGAAGGCGGCGGTGAAAGAGGTGGTCCAGGAGTTCGGTGGGCTGGACCTGCTGGTGAACAATGCGGCGGTCTATGAGACGGTAACGTGGGAGAAGATGACCGCCGAGCAGTGGGACGCCATGTTCGCCACCAACACCCGCGGCCCCTTCCTGATGACGCAGGCGGCGGCCGCAGCCCTCAGGCGGCGACGGGGACGGGTGATCAACCTGGGGTCCCTCGGCGGGCTGCGTCCGTGGCCGAGCCACGCCCACTACTGCGCCTCGAAGGCTGCGCTGAGCATGCTGACGCAGGTGATGGCGCGGGCGCTGGCTCCCCGGGTGGCCGTGAACTGCGTAGCGCCGGGGATGATCGAGACCGGAGACAGCAAGCGCCAGGCGGCCGCGCATCGGGCCTTCATGCGAAAGATCGCGAAGAAGACGCCGATGCTGCGTGCGGGGACTCCGGCGGAGGTCGCCGCGGCGGTGCTGTTCTTTGCGTCAGCGCCGGAGTTCATCATTGGGCAGACCTTGGTGGTGGATGGCGGGCTGGGGCTGGTCTAAATCGGGCCATCGGGTGATTGGGCCATCGAGCCATTGGGATCAAACAGAGGAGGTTTCTCGCTGCGCTCGGAATGACCCTGGCAAGAAAGGCAGGTTCCTCCCCTATCGGCTTCGCGCAGGGCTTCAGCCCTTCGGGCTGCAGGCAAGGACCGCTCGGAATGACTACGGAAGGGAAGGGTCCGCCTAGTAGTCCAGCGTGTGCTCGAGGGCAGCGACGATCTTTTCCACGTTGGGCAGGTAGAACTTCTCCAGCGGATGGGAGAAGGGGATCGCCGGGACGTCGGGGGCGGTGACGCGGGCGATGGGAGCGTCGAGGCAGTCGAAGGCCTCCTCGGCCAGGATGGCGGAGACCTCGGCGCCGATGCCCAGCGTGCGGTGGTCCTCGTGGACGATGACGCAGCGGTTGGTCTTGGCCACCGACTCGAGGAAGGTGTCCTTGTCTATGGGGTTCAAGGTGCGCAGGTCGATGACTTCGACGTCGACGTTGTGAGCTTCCTTCATCTTCTCGGCGGCCTGGAGGGTGAGCTGCATCATGTAGCCGTAGGAGATGGCGGTGATGTCTTTTCCCTCGCGGCGGACGGCGGCCTTGTCGAGGGAGACGGTGAAGTCCTCCTCCGGCACCTCTTCTTTAATCGAGCGATAGAGCTTCTTGTGCTCGAAGTAGATGACCGGGTTGTCGTCGCGGATGGCGGCCTTGAGCATGCCCTTGGCGTCATACGGCGTGGACGGGGCGAGCACCCGCAGGCCGGGCTCGTGGGCGAACCAGGTGGTGTTGGTCTGGGAGTGGTAGAGGCCGCCCGAGACCCCGCCGCCATAGCAGACGCGCAGGGTGAAGGGGCAGGTCTGGGTGCCGGCGGAGCGGTAGCGGAGTTTCGCCGCCTGTTGGGTGATGGCGTCCATGGCCGGAGTGATGAAGTCCACGAACTGGATCTCGGGAACGGGGCGCATGCCGGCCAGGGCCGCGCCGATGGAGGCGCTGACGATGATGCCCTCGGCCAGCGGCGAATCCATCACCCGGTCGGGGCCGAACTCCTCATAGAGTCCCTTGGTGGCTTTGAAGACGCCGCCCATCACGCCTACGTCCTCGCCGATGATGAAGACGCGCTCGTCGCGGCGCATCTCCTCGGCCAGGGCGGTGGTGATGGCGTCAATGTAGGTGATCAGGGCCATGGGCGTCTTCGTCCTCTAAAAGCAGATTCCTCGCTGCACTCGGAATGACAACTTCAATTCGCTCGGAATGACAATCTCACTTCTTGCCGCCTCCTCCGGCGGGGGAGGCGACGCTGGCGGTCCAGGTCTTGCGGTTTAGCTCGCGCTCGCGGATGCTGAACGAGTACACGTGGTCCAGGCACTCGGCTGGCTCGGGCAGCGGAGACTTCTCGGCGAACTCGACCGCCTCGTCGATCTCCTTGGTGAACTGGTCCGTAAGCTCTTTCTTCCAGGAGTCTTTCCACATGCCCTGCCCGGTCAGGTAGCGCTCCATGGCCGGAATGGGGTCTTTGGCCTTCCAGGCCTCCAACTCCTCCGACGACCGGTACTTGGCGGGATCGATCTCGGAGTGGCCGTACCAGCGGTAGGTCTTGCACTCGATGAGGGTGGGACCGCCGCCAGAGCGGGCGCGGGCAATGGCCTCGCGCGCCACGCGATAGACCGCAATCACGTCGTTGCCGTCCACGGTGATGCCGGGGAAGCCATAGGCCTGGGCCTTCACGCTCAAATCCTTGACCGCCGTCTGCAGGCTGGTGCTGACCGATTCCGCCCAGAGGTTGTTCTGAATGACATAAACGATGGGCAGTTTCTGGACCCCGGCGAAGTTCAGGGCTTCATGCCAGAAACCCAGGCTGGTGGAGCCGTCGCCGGAGAGCGCCACCACGATGTTGGGCTTCTTCTGCATCTTGTAGGCCAGGGCCACGCCGGTCCCGATGTTGAGCTGGGCGGCGATGGTGGAGGCCGGAGTGATGATGTTGCCGGGGGCGTAGCCGCAGTGCGCCGGGGAGGAGCGTCCCTGATCGGGACTGGTCTTGCGGGCGTAGAGCTGGGCGTACATCAGGTTGAGCGGCGTCCCCTTCATGATGTTGCTGATGAAGTCACGATGGGAGGGGGCGATGGTGTCGCCGGGCTCGAGCTCGATGGTGCAGCCCACCTCGGTGGCTTCCTGGCCGACCGCGGCGTAGTAGTTGCCGGAGAAGCGGCCCTGCTTGAACAGGATGCGGGCCTTCTCCTCCACCATGCGGCACTTGACCATGTAGGAATAGAGCTTGAGCAGCAGCTCCTGGCTCAGCGGAGCCGTGCCGTTACCCTGGTTAGCGGTGGTGGATTTCTGGTCAGGGACGGGTTGTGGGGCTGGTTTGAGTGCCCTGGGGGCTGGCCCGGGGCGCTCTTTAGGTCTCGTGGCCATCGTTCCTGCCTTGAAGACATTTATTGTAACGCAAACCGGGGCTGGAATGTGCCTAAGTCGCCAACAAAGAGGGCCTGCTTGCGGGTTTTTGGCGGGGCTGGAGCGGGAGTGAAACAATGGGGCGGCGGGTTTTCAACACGGATGTGAAAAACGGTGTGGAAAAGAAGAAAGTTCAATCCCTAAGTCGAGCAATCGCGGAAGGTTTCTACGGATTGCACAGTAGGATGTGCGCCACGCATTCCTGAGCGCGAAAAAACAAATGAAGAAGCTGCGGCTGGACCGATTGTTGGTGGAGCGCGGGCTGGCGGCGTCGCGGGAGCGCGCTCAGGCGCTGATCCTCGCCGGGAAAGTGCTGGTGGACGAGCAGAAGGTGGAGAAGGCGGGGGCGAGCGTGGGCGCGGAGGCGAAGCTCCGGATGCTGGGCGAAGACTTGAAGTACGTGAGCCGCGGCGGCGTGAAGCTGGAAGCGGCGCTGGAGCACTGGAGGGTCGAGGTCACCGACCGCGTCTGCCTGGACGTGGGCGCCTCCACCGGCGGTTTCACCGACTGCCTGCTGCAGCGCGGCGCCGGACGCGTGATCGCGGTGGATACAGGCTACGGTCAGATGGACTCGCGGCTGCGCTCCCATCCCCGGGTGCGGCTGCTGGAGCGCACCAATGCCCGCTATTTGAAGCCCGAAGACGTGGGCGAGCGAGTAGAAATGGCGGTCATGGACGTCGCTTTTATCTCTGCTACACTCGTGCTCCCCGCGGTGGTGAGGAGCTGCATCGCAGCTTGGGAACGCGGACGGGACGCCCGCGCGACACCCGGCGGGAAGCCGGCGCTACTCGAGCTCGTGGTGCTGGTGAAACCTCAGTTCGAGGTGGGGCGGGAAAAGGTGGGCAAGGGCGGGATCGTGCGCGATGCGGACGACCAGCAGGCGGCGGTCGAGAAGGTCCGCAGGACAGTGGAGGCGCTGGGCGGGACGGAAATCGAGGTGATGGAATCGCCCATCACCGGCGCCGAGGGGAACCGAGAGTTCCTGTTGCACGCAAGGTTCCATGAGTCCAGAGGGAAGTGAATGGTGAAGTCGGTCGGAATCATCTCGAAGCCCGCGAAGCCGGAGATCAAGGAGATCGCCAGCGGGCTGGTGCAGTGGCTGGAGGCGCACGGTTACAAGGTCTTTGTGGACAAGGAGACCGCGGCCTGCGCTCCCGGCAGCGAGGTGTCGGAGCGCGAACAGATGGCCGCGCGCAAGCCGGAGTTTGTGGTGGTGCTGGGGGGGGACGGCACCATTCTGTCGGCGGCGCGGGTGCTGGCCGGGGCCGGCATCCCCATCCTGGGCGTGAACCTGGGCTCGCTGGGATTCCTGACCGAGGTGACGCTGGCCGAGCTCTATCCCACGCTCGAGGCCATGGAGAAGAACCAGTGCGCGACGGAGTCGCGCTCCATGATGCACTGCCAGCTGGAGCGGGGCGGCAAATGCGTGGCCAGCTATGATGCCCTGAACGACGCGGTGGTGAGCAAGAACGCCCTGGCGCGGATCGCCGACTTCGAGGTGCAGGTGGACGGGGCGGTCGTCTCCAGCTACAAGGCGGACGGGCTCATCCTGGCGACGCCGACCGGCTCCACCGCCTACTCGCTGGCCGCCGGAGGGCCCGTGCTGGCGCCGGACGTGGCTGCTTTCGTCATCACCCCCATCTCCTCCCACGCCCTCACCAACCGGCCGCTGGTGGTGCGCGACTCGGCGGAGATCGTGGTGGTGGTCAAGAGCATCCAGGAAAAGGCCTACCTGACCGTGGATGGACAGGTGGGCATGCCCGTCCACGACGGCGACCGGCTGGTTTGCCGCAAGTCGCAGCAGGCGGTGAAGCTGCTGCGCCAGCCCAAGCGCACGTTCTTCGATGTGCTGCGAGGGAAACTGAAGTGGGGAGAGAGATGATTGGGTCATTGGGTGATTGAGTCATCGAGCCATTGGTTTCACCCAGATACATAATGAGAACTGAACAATTTTCCAAGAACGTGGGGCGGGGCTGGCCGCGACCGCTTCTGCTGCTGGCAGGGATGCTGGCGGCGCTCGCGGGAACGGCCGCCGGGCAGACCAAGCCGGCGGCGGACCTGGTCATCATCCACGCCAAGGTCTGGACGGTGGACAAGAGCCGGCCGAGGGCGGAGGCCGAGGCGGTCGCTATTCTTGGCGAGCGCATCGTGGCCGTGGGCACGAGCGCCGAAGTCGCCGTCTGGCAGGGCCCCCAGACGCGGGTGATCGATGCCGGCGGGAAACTTCTGCTGCCGGGATTCAACGACGCTCATGTCCACTTTGTCAGCGGCGGGATGCAACTCGACAACGTGGACCTGAAGGACGCGGACACGCCCGAAGAACTGGCCCGCCGCGTCGGCGAGCGCGCCAAGGTCACGCCCAAGGGAGAGTGGATCCAGGGCGGCGACTGGGACCACGAGCGCTGGACCCCGGCGGAGTTGCCCACACGGCAGCTGATCGATGCCGTCACGCCCACCACGCCGGTCTTCATCAACCGCTACGATGGGCACATGGCGCTAGCCAACTCCGTGGCCCTGCGCATGGCGCACGTGACGGCGCAGACGCCCGATCCGCCCGGCGGCACCATCGTCCGCGACACCCAGGGGAATCCCACCGGCGTGCTCAAAGACGCGGCCATGGACTACGTGTACAAGGTCATCCCGCCGCTCACGCCGGAGCGCCGGATGCAGGTGGTGAGACGGGCGCTGGCGCATGCGGCGTCGCTGGGCGTGACCAGCGTGCAGGACATGAACCCGGAGTACGCCGACATCGCCGTGTACAGCGAGCTGACGGAGAAGGGCGAGCTGACCGCGCGCATCTACGCCGCCCCGCTCGAGACCCAGTGGAACGACCAGGCCAAGCTCGGCCTGCGGCGCGCCTTCGGTTCGTCCTATCTGCGGATGGGAGCGGTCAAGGGATACGCCGACGGGTCATTGGGCTCGACCACCGCCTACTTCTTCGAGCCCTATGACGATGCTCCCAAGAGCCGCGGGTTGCTCTCAAGCGAGATGCGTCCCCTGGCCGCGATGCGCGGACGGATGATGAAGGCGGACGAAGCGGGCTTGCAGCTCTGCATCCACGCCATCGGCGACCAGGGCATCTCGATGATCCTCGACCTGTTTCAGGACGTGGTGCAGGCGCACGGGGAGCGCGACCGGCGCTTCCGCATCGAGCACGCCCAGCACATGGCAACCAAGGATTTCGAGCGCTTCGCCAAGCTGGGCGTGATCGCTTCCATGCAGCCGTACCACGCCATTGACGATGGCCGTTGGGCCGAAAAGCGCATCGGCCCGGAGCGCATCAAGACCACCTACGCCTTCCGCACGTTCTTAGACCACAGCGTGCGGCTGGCCTTCGGGACGGACTGGAACGTGGCGCCGCTCAATCCCATGTTGGGCCTCTATGCTGCGGCCACCCGCGCCACGCTCGACGGCAAGAATCCGCAGGGCTGGGTGCCGGAGCAAAAGATCACAGTCGCTGAGGCGGTCGAGGCCTACACCCTGGGCTCCGCCTACGCCGAGTTCCAGGAGAAGGAAAAAGGTTCCATCACGCCCGGCAAGCTGGCGGATATGGTGCTTCTGAGCGACGACATCTTCCGGATCCCTCCCGAGGCAATCAAGGATGTGAAGGTGGAACTGACCCTGGTGGGCGGGCGCGTGGTCTTCGAGCGCCAGGCCGCCAAACCCTAGCGGTTTGGATGGGAGGCTAGCTCCGGGCGCATCAGGTCACGCGCAGTCTCGCGGCGGCGGATGAGGCGGGCGGAGCGGCCGGAGACCAAGACCTCCGCCGGACGCGGGCGGGAGTTGTAGTTCGAAGCCAGCGACATGCCGTAGGCGCCGGCGTCGAGCAGGGCGACCAGGTCGCCTTCCTGGAGCGGGGAAAGCTGGCGGTTTCGGGCGAAGATGTCCCCGGTTTCGCAGATGGGGCCGACGACGTCGAAGCTTCTCGTTGCGCGTTTCTCGTTTCTCGAGGGCGAGGCAAGCACTGCCGGCACAATCTCGTGGTAAGCGCCGTAGAGGGCGGGGCGCATCAGGTCGTTCATGGCGGCGTCGAGGACCAGGAAGCGGCGGCGGCCGCTCGACTTGCGGTACAGGACGCGAGCGAGCAGCAGGCCGGCGGGGCCCACCAGCGCACGGCCCGGTTCGAGCAGCAGGTGGACATTGAGGCCTCGGAGTGGCCCGAGAATCGCGCGGGCGTAGGCCGGGAGCGCGGGCGAGGCACCCGCATCCACATGGGAGTGGCGGTATTCGATGCCCAGCCCGCCGCCCGAGTCCACGTAGCGGATGTGGTGGCCGTCGGCGCGCAGGGAGCGGACCAGGGCGGCCACACGGCGCATGGCCGTGGAGAAGGGCGCGAGCCGGAGGATCTGGGAGCCGATGTGGACGCTGACTCCGGCAACCTCCAGATATTTTTCCTGGGCGGCGCGGCGGTAGAGGGCCCGCGCCTGGATCATCGGCACGCCGAACTTGTGCTGGCGCTGGCCGGTGGCGATGTAGGGATGGGTCTCCGCCCTGACGTCCGGGTTGACGCGCAGCGCCACGCGGGCCTTTTTTCGCAGGCGGGTGGCGCGCGCAGCCAGGAGCTCCAGTTCAGCTTCGCTCTCCACATTAAAGAGCAGGATGCCGGCGCGCAGGGCGAGGTCCATCTCGGCGGTGGTCTTGCCCACGCCGGAAAAGACGGTGCGGCGGGCGGCGCGGGGCGCGGCCGCGAACACGCGCTCCAACTCGCCTCCGGAGACCACATCGAATCCCGCGCCCTCCCCGGCCAGCAGCTGCAGCAGCGAGAGATTCGAGTTGGCCTTCACCGAATAACAGAGGGTGTGGGGCTGGGAGCGGACGGCGCGGTCGAAGGCGCGGTAGCGCTCGACGATGGCCGTGCGGGAGTAGACGTAGAGGGGGGTGCCAAAACGGTGGGCCAGACGCGCGAGCGGGACCTGCTCGCAGTGCAGAGCGGAGCGGCGATAGTGGAAGGGAAGAGATTGAGTCATTGAGTCATCGGGTCATTGAGTCATTAAGTCATTCTCTCGAATGCTGACGCCGACGACAAATGGCTCAACGATTCAATGGCTCAATGACCCAATCAATGGGTGACTTTCAGCACGACCACGGTCTGGTCGTCGAAGGGATCGGCGCCGACGGAGTGCTGATTGACCGCGGTGATGATGGAGTCGGCGATCTCCTCGGCGGAAGCGGCCCAGGTCTGGGCCACCAGGCGCTCCAGGCGGGCGCGTCCGAACTGCTCGCCGTCGGGGCCAGCGGCGTCGAGGATGCCATCGCTGAAGAACACGAAGACGTCGCCGGGGGCGGCGGACATGGTGAGCTCGTCGTACTGAGCGTCGTCGAACAATCCCAGGGGCAGCCCCAGGGCCTCGACCACGGTAATGGCGCCGTCGTGGCAGAAGAGGGGCCGCGGGAAGCCGGAGTTGGCCACCTGCATGGTGTGCTGCTCGTCGTCCCACAGGGCGTAAAGCAGGCAGACGAAGTGGGCTTCCAGGCTGCGCTCGGCCAGGGCCAGGTTGAGGGCGGAGAGCATCTCGGCGGCCGAGGGTTCGCTGGCCCCGGTGGAGCGCAACATGCCGCTGGCCAGCGCGGCAAACAGCGCCGCCGGGGCGCCTTTACCGCTGACGTCGCCCACGGCGATCCCGATCACGTCCCCCGAGTAGTTGAGGAAGTCGTAGAGGTCGCCTCCGATGGCCAGCGCGGGGGCGTAGCGCGCGGCGATCTGCGCGTTCTTCAGGACGGGGCAGCAGGGCGGCAGCAGGTGTAACTGGATCTCGCGGGCGCGGGCCAGGTCGCGCTCCAGGCGCTGCTCCTGCTGGCTGATGCGCTGGTAGAGGCGCGCGTTCTCGATGGCCACGGCCACCTGCGCGGCCAGGGTGGTGAGGGTAAGCTTGTGAAACTCGGTGAAGTAGCCGCGCTTGGTGTGCTCCACATCGAGCACGCCGATGACTCGGTCCTTCAGGATCATGGGGACGCAGAGCTCGGAGCGCGACTCGGGGTTGAGCATCACGTAGCGAGGGTCCTTGGACACGTCGGGAACCAGCACCGCCTCCTTGTGCTGAGCGGCGTAGCCCACCAGGCCGGCGCCGATGGGCATGACGTCCTTGATCTGCACGTTCTTGTCGAAGCGCACGGCGAAGCGGTGCACCAGGTTCTTGCCGGCGTCGTCCACCAGCAGGATGCCGAACATGTGGTAGTCGATGAGCTGGTGGAGCAGCTCGCCGATGCGCGCCAGCAGGGTGTCCAGGTCGAGGATGGAGGTGAGTTCGCGGCTGATCTCGTTGAGCACGGAGAGCGTTTGCGCCTGGCGCGCGACCCGGGTGTACAGCCGGGCGTTCTCGATGCCGGAGGCGATGCGCGCGGCCAGCAGCGTGAGCACCCGGCGGTGCTCCTCGGTGAAGTAGCCGAGCTCGCGCGATTGCAGATCGAGTACGCCGACGACCCGCTTCTTCACGATCATGGGCACGGCCAGCTCGGAGCGCACCGAGGCATGCGCGTTGACGTAGTTGGGCTCCTTGCTGACGTCGTTCACCAGCATCGCCTCGCGGCGCTCCACCGCCTGCCCGGTGATGCCTTTTCCCACCTTGATGCGCAGGCGCTCGGCGACCTCCTGCGAATGGCCGATCTCGAAGCGCATGCGCAGTTCCTGGGTCTTTTCGTTCAAAAGAAGGATGGAGAAGATCTCGTAGTCGATGACTCGGCGGGTGGCCTGGGCGATGCCGGCCAGCAGGGTGTCGAGGTCGAGCGTGGCGTTGGTGATCTCGACCACCTCGAGCAGGAAGGCCTCGACGTTCGACAAGGTTGTGGGAGGGGCTGCTGGAGCGTTCATTGGAGCCAAGCCGCCCATGATAACAGGGGTCATGGAAGAGTAGATGTGGGCCGACGCCCGGAGGACGCATGAAATCATACGGTTGCGAGCTTTCTTGGTTCGGGATGACAAGCGAGGGAGCGGCGGCTAGAATCCAAAGCTCGACCCCGCGCGGAGGTTTCCATCCATGCCCATGCCCGAGTTCCAGCAGCTGTGCAACGAAGCCAAGAAAGAGATCCAGGAGATCGACGTCGCCGAACTGAAGCGCATGCAGCAGGCGGGCGAGGA encodes:
- a CDS encoding SDR family oxidoreductase; protein product: MQPLKGKAALVTGGGRRIGREIALELARAGADVAITYLTSQKQAQQTLVDLAGFGVRALALRCDVREAKSAKAAVKEVVQEFGGLDLLVNNAAVYETVTWEKMTAEQWDAMFATNTRGPFLMTQAAAAALRRRRGRVINLGSLGGLRPWPSHAHYCASKAALSMLTQVMARALAPRVAVNCVAPGMIETGDSKRQAAAHRAFMRKIAKKTPMLRAGTPAEVAAAVLFFASAPEFIIGQTLVVDGGLGLV
- a CDS encoding glutaredoxin family protein; the protein is MHKVVLYTRTGCHLCDEVKATLARLEKRARFAWKEVDVDSDPDLQQKFTDEVPVVFIDGKKAFKYRMTERDFLRVLTARKP
- a CDS encoding SpoIIE family protein phosphatase — its product is MSNVEAFLLEVVEITNATLDLDTLLAGIAQATRRVIDYEIFSILLLNEKTQELRMRFEIGHSQEVAERLRIKVGKGITGQAVERREAMLVNDVSKEPNYVNAHASVRSELAVPMIVKKRVVGVLDLQSRELGYFTEEHRRVLTLLAARIASGIENARLYTRVARQAQTLSVLNEISRELTSILDLDTLLARIGELLHQLIDYHMFGILLVDDAGKNLVHRFAVRFDKNVQIKDVMPIGAGLVGYAAQHKEAVLVPDVSKDPRYVMLNPESRSELCVPMILKDRVIGVLDVEHTKRGYFTEFHKLTLTTLAAQVAVAIENARLYQRISQQEQRLERDLARAREIQLHLLPPCCPVLKNAQIAARYAPALAIGGDLYDFLNYSGDVIGIAVGDVSGKGAPAALFAALASGMLRSTGASEPSAAEMLSALNLALAERSLEAHFVCLLYALWDDEQHTMQVANSGFPRPLFCHDGAITVVEALGLPLGLFDDAQYDELTMSAAPGDVFVFFSDGILDAAGPDGEQFGRARLERLVAQTWAASAEEIADSIITAVNQHSVGADPFDDQTVVVLKVTH
- a CDS encoding alpha-ketoacid dehydrogenase subunit beta, which translates into the protein MALITYIDAITTALAEEMRRDERVFIIGEDVGVMGGVFKATKGLYEEFGPDRVMDSPLAEGIIVSASIGAALAGMRPVPEIQFVDFITPAMDAITQQAAKLRYRSAGTQTCPFTLRVCYGGGVSGGLYHSQTNTTWFAHEPGLRVLAPSTPYDAKGMLKAAIRDDNPVIYFEHKKLYRSIKEEVPEEDFTVSLDKAAVRREGKDITAISYGYMMQLTLQAAEKMKEAHNVDVEVIDLRTLNPIDKDTFLESVAKTNRCVIVHEDHRTLGIGAEVSAILAEEAFDCLDAPIARVTAPDVPAIPFSHPLEKFYLPNVEKIVAALEHTLDY
- the lysA gene encoding diaminopimelate decarboxylase; amino-acid sequence: MTQSLPFHYRRSALHCEQVPLARLAHRFGTPLYVYSRTAIVERYRAFDRAVRSQPHTLCYSVKANSNLSLLQLLAGEGAGFDVVSGGELERVFAAAPRAARRTVFSGVGKTTAEMDLALRAGILLFNVESEAELELLAARATRLRKKARVALRVNPDVRAETHPYIATGQRQHKFGVPMIQARALYRRAAQEKYLEVAGVSVHIGSQILRLAPFSTAMRRVAALVRSLRADGHHIRYVDSGGGLGIEYRHSHVDAGASPALPAYARAILGPLRGLNVHLLLEPGRALVGPAGLLLARVLYRKSSGRRRFLVLDAAMNDLMRPALYGAYHEIVPAVLASPSRNEKRATRSFDVVGPICETGDIFARNRQLSPLQEGDLVALLDAGAYGMSLASNYNSRPRPAEVLVSGRSARLIRRRETARDLMRPELASHPNR
- a CDS encoding TlyA family RNA methyltransferase, which codes for MKKLRLDRLLVERGLAASRERAQALILAGKVLVDEQKVEKAGASVGAEAKLRMLGEDLKYVSRGGVKLEAALEHWRVEVTDRVCLDVGASTGGFTDCLLQRGAGRVIAVDTGYGQMDSRLRSHPRVRLLERTNARYLKPEDVGERVEMAVMDVAFISATLVLPAVVRSCIAAWERGRDARATPGGKPALLELVVLVKPQFEVGREKVGKGGIVRDADDQQAAVEKVRRTVEALGGTEIEVMESPITGAEGNREFLLHARFHESRGK
- a CDS encoding amidohydrolase; translated protein: MRTEQFSKNVGRGWPRPLLLLAGMLAALAGTAAGQTKPAADLVIIHAKVWTVDKSRPRAEAEAVAILGERIVAVGTSAEVAVWQGPQTRVIDAGGKLLLPGFNDAHVHFVSGGMQLDNVDLKDADTPEELARRVGERAKVTPKGEWIQGGDWDHERWTPAELPTRQLIDAVTPTTPVFINRYDGHMALANSVALRMAHVTAQTPDPPGGTIVRDTQGNPTGVLKDAAMDYVYKVIPPLTPERRMQVVRRALAHAASLGVTSVQDMNPEYADIAVYSELTEKGELTARIYAAPLETQWNDQAKLGLRRAFGSSYLRMGAVKGYADGSLGSTTAYFFEPYDDAPKSRGLLSSEMRPLAAMRGRMMKADEAGLQLCIHAIGDQGISMILDLFQDVVQAHGERDRRFRIEHAQHMATKDFERFAKLGVIASMQPYHAIDDGRWAEKRIGPERIKTTYAFRTFLDHSVRLAFGTDWNVAPLNPMLGLYAAATRATLDGKNPQGWVPEQKITVAEAVEAYTLGSAYAEFQEKEKGSITPGKLADMVLLSDDIFRIPPEAIKDVKVELTLVGGRVVFERQAAKP
- a CDS encoding NAD(+)/NADH kinase; amino-acid sequence: MVKSVGIISKPAKPEIKEIASGLVQWLEAHGYKVFVDKETAACAPGSEVSEREQMAARKPEFVVVLGGDGTILSAARVLAGAGIPILGVNLGSLGFLTEVTLAELYPTLEAMEKNQCATESRSMMHCQLERGGKCVASYDALNDAVVSKNALARIADFEVQVDGAVVSSYKADGLILATPTGSTAYSLAAGGPVLAPDVAAFVITPISSHALTNRPLVVRDSAEIVVVVKSIQEKAYLTVDGQVGMPVHDGDRLVCRKSQQAVKLLRQPKRTFFDVLRGKLKWGER
- a CDS encoding thiamine pyrophosphate-dependent dehydrogenase E1 component subunit alpha — translated: MATRPKERPGPAPRALKPAPQPVPDQKSTTANQGNGTAPLSQELLLKLYSYMVKCRMVEEKARILFKQGRFSGNYYAAVGQEATEVGCTIELEPGDTIAPSHRDFISNIMKGTPLNLMYAQLYARKTSPDQGRSSPAHCGYAPGNIITPASTIAAQLNIGTGVALAYKMQKKPNIVVALSGDGSTSLGFWHEALNFAGVQKLPIVYVIQNNLWAESVSTSLQTAVKDLSVKAQAYGFPGITVDGNDVIAVYRVAREAIARARSGGGPTLIECKTYRWYGHSEIDPAKYRSSEELEAWKAKDPIPAMERYLTGQGMWKDSWKKELTDQFTKEIDEAVEFAEKSPLPEPAECLDHVYSFSIRERELNRKTWTASVASPAGGGGKK